One segment of Nitrospirota bacterium DNA contains the following:
- the pabC gene encoding aminodeoxychorismate lyase translates to MYVYLNGEYIQESEARVSVFDRGFLYGDGLFETMRAYEGHIFRLNQHLQRLFKGLEVLHIRNAWTDSALTPVLYRLLELNKLKDAYIRLTVSRGVGGRGIEIAGCDSPTIVITAKEFMPYPETLYRDGVRACISEERMNCRSSIDSRVKSLNFLNNILVRMEATGRGVFEAIMLNHEGYLAEGTVSNLFFVSKGILCTPSLEAGILDGITRQAVLEIVAEKGIAVEEGLFSIRELHRAEEVFLTNSLLEIMPISEIDGRMYGRGRITEELMNAYKERVNEEISAG, encoded by the coding sequence ATGTATGTTTATCTGAATGGTGAGTATATTCAGGAATCCGAGGCACGGGTATCCGTCTTTGACCGGGGCTTCCTTTACGGAGATGGTCTTTTTGAGACCATGAGGGCTTATGAGGGGCATATATTCCGACTCAATCAACACCTGCAGAGACTTTTTAAGGGGCTTGAGGTGCTTCACATAAGGAATGCCTGGACCGACAGTGCCCTGACACCTGTGCTCTACAGGCTGCTGGAACTTAATAAACTCAAGGATGCCTATATAAGATTGACGGTCAGCAGGGGGGTGGGGGGCAGGGGCATAGAGATTGCGGGTTGTGACAGTCCCACCATAGTTATTACTGCAAAAGAGTTTATGCCCTATCCCGAGACCCTCTACAGGGATGGCGTAAGAGCGTGTATTTCTGAAGAGAGGATGAATTGCAGAAGCTCAATTGATTCTCGGGTGAAATCCCTTAATTTTCTGAATAATATACTTGTCAGGATGGAGGCGACCGGGAGAGGTGTCTTTGAGGCTATAATGCTCAACCACGAGGGGTATCTGGCCGAAGGGACTGTAAGCAATCTCTTCTTTGTTTCCAAAGGCATACTTTGCACACCATCCCTTGAGGCCGGGATATTAGATGGTATTACAAGACAGGCTGTGCTTGAGATAGTTGCAGAGAAGGGCATTGCGGTGGAAGAGGGCCTGTTTTCAATCAGGGAACTTCACCGGGCAGAAGAGGTCTTTCTTACGAATTCCCTGTTAGAGATTATGCCGATATCGGAGATTGATGGCAGGATGTATGGCAGGGGCAGGATTACAGAGGAGCTCATGAATGCCTATAAGGAGCGGGTGAATGAAGAGATATCTGCCGGATGA
- a CDS encoding four helix bundle protein produces MKNYKDLEIYRISYALATKVHEMSLKLPKYELYEEGSQIRRSSKGITSCIVEGYGRNRYKADFIKFLIYAHASCDETILHLNFIKDTHEVDKKEIQFLLDDYDELGSKINRFTRYVENEWR; encoded by the coding sequence ATGAAGAATTATAAAGACCTGGAAATTTATAGAATATCATATGCTCTGGCTACCAAAGTTCACGAAATGTCATTAAAACTTCCAAAATATGAGTTATACGAAGAAGGGAGCCAGATACGGAGGTCTTCAAAAGGAATTACTTCTTGTATCGTAGAAGGATATGGACGAAATAGATATAAAGCAGACTTTATTAAGTTTCTGATTTATGCCCACGCTTCATGTGACGAGACTATACTCCACCTGAATTTCATTAAGGACACACATGAAGTTGATAAGAAAGAAATACAATTCCTGCTTGATGATTATGATGAATTGGGCAGCAAGATAAACAGATTCACTCGATATGTGGAAAATGAATGGAGATAA
- a CDS encoding LptF/LptG family permease, with the protein MNRLQRLYIREFGVLLLIVSCMLSAVFSVIFIVERIDELMPYRQTTETLILLGALKIPEYLRYLLPMAALLCSIFVISSASRRNEITAIKAAGINLRRFFIPFIIAGVLLVTIDFVIAEFIAPASLRKSNDIIYSLKGGKNISYQEGNIWIRAKNGLLVRAKLFVPQEMELYGISVFYLHDGRLTKRIEAEKGVWSGQDWRLQEVREFDLNRNTVRYMPEKLLKGVGETEIIEREKNRLSEMSVMELIRHEKRLEDAGYMNTKLKVDIQSRLSYPLANLFMVMIGIFLSLKSRKGKGMVSAGAGILISLAYWVIYTLSLSLGYAGGLPPMVSAWIVPVIFLALGVVLYFRIPV; encoded by the coding sequence TTGAACAGGCTGCAAAGACTTTATATCAGGGAATTCGGCGTGCTGCTGCTGATCGTCTCATGCATGCTCTCTGCCGTCTTTTCAGTAATATTCATTGTTGAAAGAATTGATGAACTAATGCCTTACAGACAGACAACCGAAACCCTGATACTCCTGGGGGCCTTAAAAATCCCCGAATACCTGAGGTACCTGTTGCCCATGGCAGCCCTTCTATGCAGCATCTTTGTTATAAGCTCTGCATCAAGGAGAAACGAGATCACAGCAATAAAGGCAGCAGGTATTAACCTGAGGCGTTTTTTTATACCCTTTATAATTGCCGGCGTCCTCCTGGTGACAATTGACTTTGTTATTGCGGAATTCATAGCCCCGGCATCACTGAGGAAATCAAACGATATAATTTATTCACTTAAAGGGGGGAAAAACATCTCCTATCAGGAAGGCAACATCTGGATCAGGGCAAAAAACGGTCTTCTGGTAAGGGCAAAATTGTTTGTGCCACAGGAGATGGAACTTTACGGCATATCCGTATTCTACCTGCATGATGGGAGACTGACAAAGAGGATTGAGGCGGAAAAGGGCGTGTGGTCAGGACAGGACTGGAGACTCCAGGAGGTCAGGGAGTTTGACCTGAACAGGAACACAGTCCGGTATATGCCTGAAAAACTCCTCAAAGGGGTTGGAGAAACAGAGATTATTGAGAGAGAAAAAAACCGGCTCTCGGAGATGAGCGTCATGGAGCTCATAAGACATGAAAAAAGATTGGAAGACGCCGGCTACATGAACACAAAGCTGAAGGTGGATATTCAGTCACGACTCTCTTACCCTCTTGCAAACCTCTTCATGGTCATGATAGGTATATTCCTGTCGCTAAAGAGCAGAAAAGGCAAAGGGATGGTAAGCGCAGGAGCCGGCATACTCATAAGTCTTGCTTACTGGGTTATATACACACTATCACTGTCGCTCGGGTATGCAGGGGGGCTACCGCCCATGGTCTCAGCCTGGATAGTACCCGTAATCTTCCTGGCACTGGGAGTGGTTTTATATTTCAGGATACCGGTTTAA